A genomic segment from Segniliparus rotundus DSM 44985 encodes:
- a CDS encoding DivIVA domain-containing protein has translation MQLTPADVHNVAFTRPAFPQRGYSEEEVDTFLDLVEVTLAANVEENTALKARVSELESQVEALQSQGGGAQAASFVGPADDQSAPGELANQAGRVLVRAQETADQILAEAKAERDRVLAEAKAERERLLSEANEKHEQLVAQASQTAESIVGEGRAKHEALLSEAQSQAEAKLRQANEHAQNLRAEAERAHAEQIGQISQLKNSLEGRVDELRTFEKDYRSRLRDHLQSMLTDLGSRSGSDQESNYPQQHQPQQNG, from the coding sequence ATGCAGCTGACACCAGCCGACGTGCACAATGTGGCTTTCACCCGTCCCGCCTTCCCGCAGCGCGGTTACAGCGAGGAGGAGGTCGACACCTTTCTCGACCTCGTCGAAGTGACCCTCGCGGCGAACGTCGAGGAGAACACCGCCCTCAAAGCGAGGGTGAGTGAGCTCGAGAGCCAAGTGGAGGCGCTGCAGTCGCAGGGCGGCGGCGCGCAGGCCGCCAGCTTCGTCGGGCCTGCCGACGACCAGTCCGCCCCCGGCGAGCTCGCGAACCAGGCGGGCCGCGTCTTGGTCCGGGCGCAGGAGACCGCCGACCAGATCCTCGCCGAGGCCAAAGCAGAGCGCGACCGGGTCCTCGCCGAGGCCAAAGCAGAGCGCGAGCGGCTGTTGTCCGAGGCGAACGAGAAGCACGAGCAGCTTGTCGCCCAAGCGAGCCAGACCGCGGAGAGCATTGTGGGCGAGGGCCGCGCCAAGCACGAGGCGCTGCTGTCCGAGGCGCAGTCCCAAGCCGAGGCGAAACTGCGGCAGGCCAACGAGCACGCCCAGAACCTGCGCGCCGAGGCCGAACGGGCGCACGCCGAGCAAATCGGGCAGATCAGCCAGCTCAAGAATTCTTTGGAGGGCCGGGTCGACGAGCTGCGCACCTTCGAGAAGGACTACCGGAGCAGGCTGCGCGACCACTTGCAGAGCATGCTGACCGATCTCGGCTCGCGCTCCGGCTCCGACCAGGAGAGCAACTACCCGCAGCAACATCAGCCCCAACAAAACGGGTAG
- a CDS encoding alkaline phosphatase D family protein encodes MRRLEPLPRFGRRSALLGALGAAVLLGTGRLSARSSSAAGSDLFALGVASGDPLPDGVVLWTRLAPAPLAGDGFGGMGAAPVTVQWQVASDEKFAHIVREGSVTATRELAHSAHPEVHGLEPDRVYYYRFKAGRELSPVGRTRTAPAPGAHRDQVRFAFASCQRWDQGYYTAYDHMAEEDLDLVAHLGDYIYEYPFTSEDNLRGEQVPDVFSARPTGLPRYRTQYALSKLDEPLRRAHASFPWVVVFDDHEVENDWAGWHSGSEYHTPRAQFLAQRAAAFQARYEHQPLRVSARPHGASTQDYRRLGYGRLADFFALDTRQYRDPQPCSGVFGSDCPERTAPNRVMMGDRERAWLLDGLASSRAVWKVALNQVQIMQTRLRLPKSADAATGERGIGYNVDCWDGYPAERAKLLGGAARRGIENLVVVTGDTHKNYAGDLKPDFDDPASPVVAAEFVGTSISSGGDGKDVREQEAQMKADNPHLKFFNDQRGYVTCELTPERCRTDYRVLDYVQRPGSPIATLRSFVVESGRPGILDA; translated from the coding sequence GTGCGCAGGCTGGAACCGCTTCCTCGCTTCGGTCGGCGGAGCGCTTTGTTGGGCGCGCTCGGGGCCGCCGTGCTCCTCGGCACGGGACGGCTGAGCGCCCGGTCTTCCTCGGCTGCGGGCTCGGACCTGTTCGCGCTCGGCGTCGCCTCCGGCGATCCGCTCCCCGACGGCGTGGTGCTCTGGACGCGCCTCGCCCCCGCCCCCCTCGCCGGGGACGGGTTCGGCGGCATGGGCGCGGCCCCGGTCACCGTCCAATGGCAAGTCGCCTCGGACGAGAAGTTCGCCCATATCGTGCGCGAAGGATCGGTGACGGCCACTCGCGAGCTCGCCCATTCGGCGCACCCGGAGGTCCACGGACTCGAACCCGACCGGGTCTACTACTACCGGTTCAAAGCGGGGCGGGAGCTCTCGCCGGTCGGCCGGACCCGCACCGCCCCCGCGCCCGGGGCGCACAGGGATCAGGTCCGATTCGCCTTTGCTTCCTGCCAGCGCTGGGACCAGGGCTATTACACCGCATACGACCATATGGCGGAGGAAGACCTCGACCTTGTCGCCCACCTCGGCGACTACATCTACGAGTATCCGTTCACCAGTGAGGACAACCTCCGGGGGGAGCAAGTCCCCGACGTGTTCAGCGCCCGCCCGACCGGCTTGCCCCGCTATCGGACCCAGTACGCCCTGTCCAAGCTCGACGAACCGCTCAGGCGCGCGCACGCGTCGTTCCCCTGGGTGGTCGTGTTCGACGACCACGAGGTGGAGAACGACTGGGCGGGCTGGCATTCCGGCTCTGAGTACCACACCCCCCGCGCGCAGTTCTTGGCCCAGCGCGCCGCCGCCTTCCAGGCGCGCTACGAGCACCAGCCGCTCCGCGTCTCGGCGCGGCCTCACGGCGCCAGCACACAGGACTACCGCAGGCTCGGCTACGGGAGGCTCGCTGATTTCTTCGCCCTCGACACACGGCAATACCGCGACCCCCAGCCGTGCTCCGGCGTCTTCGGCTCCGACTGCCCGGAGCGGACCGCGCCGAACCGGGTGATGATGGGGGACCGGGAGCGGGCCTGGCTGCTCGACGGGCTCGCGTCGAGCAGGGCGGTCTGGAAGGTCGCGCTCAACCAGGTCCAGATCATGCAGACGCGGCTGCGGCTGCCCAAAAGCGCCGACGCCGCTACAGGCGAGCGGGGGATCGGCTACAACGTGGACTGCTGGGACGGCTATCCCGCCGAGCGGGCGAAATTGCTCGGCGGCGCGGCGCGGCGAGGGATCGAGAACTTGGTGGTGGTCACCGGCGACACGCACAAGAACTACGCCGGCGACCTCAAGCCCGACTTCGACGATCCGGCCTCACCGGTCGTCGCCGCCGAGTTTGTGGGCACCTCGATCTCTTCGGGCGGGGACGGCAAGGACGTGCGCGAGCAGGAGGCGCAGATGAAGGCGGACAATCCGCATTTGAAGTTCTTCAACGACCAGCGCGGCTATGTGACCTGCGAGCTCACCCCCGAACGGTGCCGAACCGACTACCGCGTGCTGGATTACGTGCAGCGACCGGGGTCTCCGATCGCCACGCTGCGCAGTTTCGTGGTCGAGTCGGGCCGCCCGGGGATTCTCGACGCCTGA
- a CDS encoding cytochrome b, giving the protein MPQETIAEPAAARFALPAQILHWAMAALILVMLGLGAWLVGSLGDYPAVLAWHKAVGFAVLVLAVLRVGNRIWHKPPPAPGSVVGPERVAMALSEAAMYALFLAQPIAGWALVSASGIPVEFAGARLPAIAPTDIHLYGLLRVTHSALAYALLVCVVAHVGAVLVHTVGLRDRLLSRMLPARRKVSSDTRFLGTG; this is encoded by the coding sequence ATGCCGCAAGAAACCATTGCGGAGCCCGCCGCCGCGCGGTTCGCGCTGCCCGCGCAGATCCTGCATTGGGCCATGGCCGCGCTGATCCTTGTGATGCTGGGCCTCGGGGCTTGGCTGGTGGGCTCTCTCGGCGACTACCCCGCAGTGCTCGCCTGGCACAAGGCCGTCGGCTTTGCGGTCTTGGTCCTCGCTGTGCTGCGCGTCGGCAACCGGATCTGGCACAAGCCGCCCCCCGCCCCTGGCTCAGTCGTCGGCCCGGAGCGGGTCGCTATGGCGCTGTCCGAGGCCGCGATGTACGCCTTGTTCCTCGCCCAGCCCATCGCGGGCTGGGCGTTGGTGTCCGCGTCGGGGATTCCTGTCGAGTTCGCCGGGGCGCGGCTGCCTGCCATCGCGCCGACGGACATACATCTGTATGGTCTTTTGCGCGTCACGCACAGCGCCTTGGCGTACGCGCTGTTGGTGTGCGTCGTCGCGCATGTCGGCGCGGTGCTGGTGCACACCGTGGGGCTCAGGGACCGGCTCCTCTCCCGGATGCTTCCGGCCCGACGCAAGGTGTCTTCCGACACAAGGTTTCTCGGAACGGGGTAG
- a CDS encoding catalase family peroxidase produces the protein MVSQPLARRPLLGFLAAGGVALAGFGGFLYAEGRVDPARLTARKFIDLFESLGGRFAGYRRNHAKALVVAGWFESNGAGSEVASASVFQKGRHALLGRFSVGGQNPHAKDALGQGRGLGLIFSLPDGEQWRSAMVNAPVFPAPTPEAFYEFTIANAPVPATGKPDPGKRAAYLNAHPSSAAALKIIQSASPAPTFATSTFHSVHTFIAVDGSGARTPVRWQLVPQSDERAAPDHNGPDWLFRDLAKTLRQGPVRFSLVLLVGVAGQDPTNDPTQPWPADRRRIDAGTVVLGPASLAQQERARDQNFDPTVLPAGIEPSDDPILAARAAIYAESYRRRSAETPAPVQKFDEEA, from the coding sequence GTGGTGAGCCAGCCCCTCGCCCGTCGTCCTTTGCTCGGCTTCCTCGCCGCTGGCGGTGTCGCTCTCGCTGGGTTCGGCGGTTTCCTCTACGCCGAAGGACGTGTCGATCCTGCCCGGCTGACCGCGCGGAAGTTCATCGACCTTTTCGAATCCCTCGGCGGACGGTTCGCCGGATATCGGCGCAACCACGCCAAGGCGCTCGTCGTCGCTGGCTGGTTCGAGAGCAACGGGGCCGGATCCGAGGTCGCCTCGGCTTCGGTGTTCCAAAAAGGCCGGCACGCGCTCCTCGGCCGGTTCTCCGTCGGCGGCCAGAATCCTCATGCCAAGGACGCCCTCGGCCAGGGCCGAGGGCTTGGATTGATTTTCTCTCTGCCGGACGGCGAACAATGGCGCTCGGCGATGGTCAACGCCCCGGTCTTTCCTGCTCCGACTCCCGAGGCGTTCTACGAATTCACTATCGCCAACGCCCCAGTCCCCGCGACGGGCAAGCCCGACCCTGGGAAAAGAGCCGCCTACCTGAACGCGCATCCCTCGTCTGCTGCAGCGCTCAAAATCATCCAGTCCGCCTCGCCCGCGCCCACGTTCGCCACGTCGACATTCCACAGTGTCCACACGTTTATCGCGGTGGACGGATCCGGCGCGCGCACCCCGGTGCGCTGGCAGCTCGTGCCGCAGTCGGACGAGCGCGCCGCGCCGGACCACAACGGCCCGGATTGGCTGTTCCGGGATCTGGCGAAAACGCTTCGCCAAGGACCGGTGCGGTTCTCGCTCGTGCTGCTGGTCGGCGTGGCGGGGCAGGACCCGACGAACGATCCGACGCAGCCGTGGCCAGCGGACCGCAGACGGATCGACGCGGGAACGGTTGTGCTCGGACCGGCCAGCCTCGCGCAGCAGGAGCGCGCTCGCGACCAGAATTTCGACCCCACCGTGCTGCCTGCTGGCATCGAGCCCTCCGACGATCCGATCTTGGCCGCTCGCGCGGCGATCTACGCGGAGTCGTATCGGCGCCGGTCGGCGGAGACTCCTGCGCCGGTCCAAAAGTTCGACGAGGAGGCGTGA
- a CDS encoding bile acid:sodium symporter family protein yields MISRLRRFVPVDNFFIAILVVVVVASFFPASGAAASALHWATTFAIALLFFLYGARLSPAQAWAGLKNWKLHLMVLSCTFVIFPLLGLCAEALPGSVLPTELRQGFLYLTLTPSTVQSSIAFCSIAGGDIAAAVVAASLSSLLGVFLTPALVIVVFGAQDVAVSWGSVLDVVFQLLLPFILGQFSRRFIGDWVAAHARRLKLVDQGSVLLVVYTAFSLGVTEGVWRRVSAADLAVLALDCAVLLAVVLGATALAGKALRFSYGERMVLLFCGSKKSLAAGLPIAGVLFGPSQLGLVVLPLMLFHQIQLLVCTVIAGRLGKRHVSGQRPPSPS; encoded by the coding sequence ATGATCTCCCGCCTGCGCCGATTCGTTCCTGTGGATAATTTCTTCATCGCCATACTCGTGGTGGTCGTCGTTGCGAGTTTCTTCCCGGCTTCCGGAGCCGCGGCCTCGGCATTGCATTGGGCCACCACGTTCGCCATCGCGCTGCTTTTCTTCCTGTACGGGGCGCGGTTGTCGCCTGCGCAAGCCTGGGCCGGGCTCAAAAATTGGAAACTGCACCTGATGGTCCTGTCCTGCACATTTGTGATCTTCCCGCTGCTCGGCCTGTGCGCCGAGGCCCTGCCTGGCTCGGTGCTGCCGACCGAGCTGCGCCAAGGGTTCCTCTATCTCACGCTGACCCCCTCCACCGTGCAGTCGTCGATCGCGTTCTGCTCCATCGCAGGCGGCGACATTGCCGCAGCGGTGGTCGCGGCCTCCCTTTCCAGCCTGCTCGGCGTCTTCCTCACCCCGGCCCTGGTGATCGTCGTCTTCGGAGCCCAGGACGTCGCCGTCAGTTGGGGGTCCGTCCTCGACGTCGTGTTCCAGCTCCTCCTGCCCTTCATCCTCGGGCAATTCTCCAGGCGTTTCATCGGCGACTGGGTCGCCGCGCACGCCCGTCGGCTGAAGCTCGTCGACCAAGGCTCGGTCCTGTTGGTGGTCTACACCGCGTTCAGCCTCGGTGTGACCGAAGGAGTGTGGCGCCGGGTGAGCGCCGCCGATCTCGCCGTCCTCGCGCTCGACTGCGCCGTTTTGCTGGCCGTCGTGCTCGGGGCCACGGCCCTGGCGGGCAAAGCCCTGCGGTTCTCGTACGGCGAGCGGATGGTGCTGCTCTTCTGCGGCTCGAAGAAAAGCTTGGCAGCGGGCCTGCCGATCGCCGGGGTGCTTTTCGGGCCCAGCCAGCTCGGCCTCGTCGTGCTGCCGCTGATGCTTTTCCATCAAATCCAGCTTTTGGTCTGCACTGTGATCGCAGGCAGGCTTGGCAAGAGGCATGTCTCTGGGCAGAGGCCCCCCTCGCCGAGCTGA
- the ileS gene encoding isoleucine--tRNA ligase: MRETESSAVGLASVPSTGAERAPAYPKTDLTSGAGAAEFPAFEQAVLDFWDADDTFAASLAAREGEAEYVFYEGPPFANGLPHYGHLLTGYVKDLIPRFQTMRGKRVDRRFGWDCHGLPAEMEAEKQLGITDKSQIETMGLDTFNEYCRESVLKYSLEWRRYVRRQARWVDFEQDYRTLDLSYMESVMWAFKQLYDKGLIYKGYRVGPYSWYEQTPLSALEARLDDSYRMRQDPAVTVAMPLVCDGPLSGARALIWTTTPWTLPSNLAIAVHPETRYTHVRGQDGERYLLAEARVGHYARELGDEPEVLSTHTGSELVGLAYTPPFTFFRDWPNSFRVLAADYVTTESGTGVVHLAPAFGEEDFEFAKSQGIEPVQPLDPGGKFTSLVPPYEGMQVFDANPVVIKDLKAAGLLLRHETIEHSYPHSWRSGKPLIYMAVEAWYVKVADFRDRMVELNKSLAWNPEHIRDGQFGKWLEGARDWNISRNRYWGSPVPVWVSDDPAYPRTDVYGSLDELERDFGVRPTDLHRPMIDELTRPNPDDPTGRSTMRRVPEVLDCWFESGSMPYAQAHYPFENQDWFSSHYPADFLVEYNGQTRGWFYSLHVLATALFDSPAFTRGIAHGIILGDDGQKMSKSKGNYPDIQEVFDRDGADAMRWYLMASPILRGGNLVVSQQGIRDGVRQALLPLWNTYSFLRLYAFESGQWRTDSTHVLDRYILARLRQTVETMTESLEGLDVACACEAFRDFCEVLTNWYVRRSRERFWSEDAAAINTLHTVLEVACRLAAPLLPLVSEVIWKGLTGQRSVHLADWPDASSLPGDPELVAAMDRVREVCAAGLSLRKATGLRVRQPLRSLTVAGPGAEFLAPYAALVQAEVNVDEVLLTPDVAEHGRWEVAVNARAAGPRLGGAVQQAIKAVKAGDWTANAENIAAGGVELLPSEFTRTLVPSAADRTQAIGSGEAQGLVVLDTELDEALQSRGWAADRIRELQNQRKELGFDVSDRVKVAFTVPEDAHAWALRHQAWIAKEILAVEFDVRSGARVHSEMSKA, encoded by the coding sequence ATGCGAGAAACAGAGTCTTCGGCGGTGGGCCTCGCGTCTGTGCCGTCAACGGGCGCGGAGCGGGCCCCCGCGTATCCCAAAACAGATTTGACGAGCGGCGCGGGGGCCGCCGAATTCCCCGCCTTCGAGCAGGCGGTCCTCGACTTTTGGGATGCGGACGACACCTTCGCCGCCTCGCTTGCCGCGCGGGAGGGCGAAGCCGAGTACGTGTTCTACGAGGGGCCGCCGTTCGCCAACGGCCTGCCGCACTACGGGCACCTGCTCACCGGCTACGTCAAAGACTTGATCCCTCGGTTCCAGACGATGCGCGGCAAGCGCGTCGACCGCAGGTTCGGCTGGGACTGTCATGGCCTGCCCGCGGAAATGGAAGCTGAGAAGCAGCTCGGCATCACGGACAAGAGCCAGATCGAGACTATGGGGCTCGACACGTTCAACGAGTACTGCCGCGAGTCTGTGCTCAAGTACTCCCTCGAATGGCGCAGGTATGTCCGCCGCCAGGCGCGCTGGGTGGATTTCGAGCAGGACTACCGCACACTGGACCTCTCCTACATGGAGTCGGTGATGTGGGCGTTCAAGCAGCTCTACGACAAGGGCCTCATCTACAAGGGCTACCGGGTCGGGCCGTACAGCTGGTACGAGCAGACGCCGTTGTCGGCGTTGGAGGCGCGTCTCGACGATTCGTACCGGATGCGCCAAGACCCCGCCGTGACCGTGGCGATGCCGCTGGTCTGCGACGGCCCGCTGTCCGGAGCGCGGGCGTTGATCTGGACGACCACCCCGTGGACGTTGCCCTCCAACCTCGCGATAGCCGTGCATCCCGAGACCCGTTACACGCATGTGCGCGGACAGGACGGCGAGCGGTACCTGTTGGCCGAGGCGCGGGTCGGTCACTACGCGCGCGAGCTCGGCGACGAGCCCGAGGTGCTTTCCACGCACACGGGCTCCGAGCTCGTCGGCCTCGCCTACACCCCGCCGTTCACTTTTTTCCGCGACTGGCCGAACTCGTTCCGCGTGCTGGCGGCCGACTACGTCACCACCGAGTCCGGCACAGGGGTCGTGCACCTGGCCCCGGCCTTCGGCGAAGAGGACTTCGAATTCGCCAAGTCGCAGGGGATCGAGCCGGTCCAGCCGTTGGACCCTGGCGGCAAGTTCACCTCGCTCGTGCCGCCCTACGAGGGCATGCAGGTCTTCGACGCGAACCCGGTCGTCATCAAGGACCTCAAAGCCGCTGGCCTGTTGTTGCGCCATGAGACCATCGAGCACTCCTACCCGCACTCGTGGCGTTCGGGCAAACCGCTCATCTACATGGCCGTGGAAGCTTGGTATGTGAAGGTCGCCGACTTCCGCGACCGGATGGTCGAGCTCAACAAGTCGCTCGCCTGGAACCCCGAACACATCCGAGACGGGCAGTTCGGAAAATGGCTCGAAGGCGCCAGGGACTGGAATATCAGCCGCAACCGGTACTGGGGCTCCCCGGTGCCGGTGTGGGTCTCCGACGACCCCGCCTACCCGAGGACCGACGTGTACGGCTCGCTGGACGAACTGGAGCGGGACTTCGGCGTGCGCCCCACCGACCTGCACCGCCCGATGATCGACGAGCTGACCCGGCCCAACCCGGACGATCCGACCGGACGATCGACAATGCGCCGCGTCCCCGAGGTCTTGGACTGCTGGTTCGAGTCGGGCTCGATGCCCTACGCCCAGGCGCATTACCCGTTCGAGAACCAGGATTGGTTCTCGTCCCACTACCCGGCGGACTTCCTCGTCGAATACAACGGCCAGACGCGGGGCTGGTTCTACAGCCTGCATGTGCTCGCGACAGCCTTGTTCGACTCGCCCGCCTTCACGCGCGGCATCGCGCACGGCATCATCCTGGGCGACGACGGCCAGAAGATGAGCAAATCCAAAGGCAACTACCCGGACATCCAAGAGGTCTTCGACCGCGACGGCGCGGACGCGATGCGCTGGTATTTGATGGCCTCGCCGATCCTGCGCGGCGGCAACCTCGTCGTCAGCCAGCAAGGCATCCGCGACGGGGTGCGCCAGGCGTTGTTGCCGTTGTGGAACACCTACAGCTTCCTGCGCTTGTACGCGTTCGAGTCCGGCCAGTGGCGCACGGACTCCACGCATGTGCTGGACCGCTACATACTCGCCCGGCTGCGTCAGACCGTCGAGACCATGACCGAGTCCCTGGAGGGCTTGGACGTGGCGTGCGCGTGCGAGGCCTTCCGCGACTTCTGCGAGGTGCTCACGAACTGGTATGTGCGCCGCTCCCGCGAGCGCTTCTGGTCCGAGGACGCGGCCGCGATCAACACGCTGCACACCGTGCTGGAGGTCGCCTGTCGGCTCGCGGCCCCGTTGCTGCCGCTGGTCAGCGAGGTGATCTGGAAGGGCCTCACCGGCCAGCGCTCCGTGCATCTCGCCGATTGGCCGGACGCGTCCAGCCTGCCGGGCGACCCGGAGCTGGTCGCGGCGATGGACCGGGTGCGCGAAGTGTGCGCCGCCGGGCTCTCCCTGCGCAAGGCCACGGGCCTGCGCGTGCGCCAGCCGCTGCGCTCGCTCACCGTCGCCGGCCCTGGGGCCGAGTTCCTCGCCCCGTACGCGGCGCTGGTGCAGGCTGAGGTGAACGTCGACGAGGTGCTGCTCACTCCCGATGTGGCCGAGCATGGCCGTTGGGAGGTCGCGGTGAACGCGCGCGCGGCCGGGCCTCGTCTCGGCGGCGCGGTGCAGCAGGCGATCAAGGCGGTCAAAGCCGGGGACTGGACCGCCAATGCCGAGAACATCGCCGCTGGCGGCGTGGAGCTTCTGCCGAGCGAGTTCACCAGGACGCTCGTCCCCTCGGCCGCCGACCGCACCCAGGCGATCGGCTCCGGCGAAGCGCAAGGCCTCGTTGTGCTCGACACCGAGCTGGACGAGGCGCTGCAGTCGCGGGGCTGGGCGGCGGACCGCATCCGAGAGTTGCAGAACCAGCGCAAAGAGCTGGGATTCGACGTCTCCGACCGGGTCAAAGTGGCTTTCACCGTTCCCGAGGACGCGCACGCGTGGGCGTTGCGGCATCAAGCGTGGATCGCGAAAGAAATACTGGCCGTCGAATTCGACGTGCGCTCGGGCGCTCGTGTGCATTCGGAGATGTCGAAGGCCTGA
- a CDS encoding DNA polymerase IV, translating to MSRARWVVHVDLDAFFTSVEQLTRPTLRGRPVLVGGVGLRGVVAGASYEARAFGARSAMPMGEAKRLIGPRAVVLPPRFSLYRQFSEAVFTVLEGFLPVLEQLSVDEAFGVAADMTSVGDVERFCGQLRAAVLERTGLTLSVGAGSGKQLAKIASGLAKPAGQLVVAPGTERDFLAELPVGKLWGVGRVLRGKLAEQGVERIGDLAELSIDGARSVFERAELTWTIGQALWQLAQGVDQRHVAPRAEAKQISVETTYETDLLTEAAVRREVQLLAERAITRLVASGKAARRVTVKIRTGDWRTMTRSATLPQGTLDKQALVGTALSLAPDPEGIGSIRLLGVGFASLTEEEQLALFFSEDSENSPEHQTWGATLAAAPPARADRFRPGHDVFHAQFGHGWVQGVGVGVATVRFETATTDPGPVKSFSMDDPALLPADPMGSLGALALPAAG from the coding sequence ATGAGCCGAGCGCGATGGGTTGTGCACGTCGATCTCGACGCGTTCTTCACCTCGGTCGAGCAATTGACGCGGCCCACCCTGCGAGGCAGGCCCGTGCTGGTCGGCGGTGTCGGACTGCGAGGCGTGGTGGCGGGCGCGAGCTACGAGGCGCGGGCTTTCGGGGCGCGATCCGCGATGCCGATGGGTGAGGCCAAGCGCCTCATCGGCCCGAGGGCGGTGGTTTTGCCGCCGAGGTTCAGCCTCTACCGGCAGTTCTCGGAAGCAGTGTTCACTGTTTTGGAAGGCTTTCTGCCGGTGCTCGAACAACTCTCGGTGGACGAGGCGTTCGGGGTCGCCGCAGACATGACGAGCGTCGGGGACGTCGAGAGGTTCTGCGGGCAGTTGCGGGCCGCAGTGCTGGAGCGGACCGGGCTGACGTTGTCGGTGGGGGCGGGCTCGGGCAAACAACTCGCCAAAATCGCGTCCGGGCTCGCCAAACCCGCGGGCCAACTCGTGGTCGCCCCTGGCACGGAGCGGGACTTCCTCGCCGAGCTGCCGGTCGGAAAACTGTGGGGGGTGGGGCGGGTGCTCCGGGGCAAGCTCGCCGAACAGGGCGTCGAGCGGATCGGCGATTTGGCGGAGCTTTCCATCGACGGGGCGCGGTCGGTGTTCGAACGGGCCGAGCTGACCTGGACGATAGGCCAAGCGTTGTGGCAGCTCGCGCAGGGTGTCGACCAGCGCCACGTCGCGCCGCGCGCCGAGGCCAAGCAGATCAGTGTGGAGACGACGTACGAGACCGACCTGCTCACCGAGGCCGCCGTGCGCCGCGAGGTGCAGTTGCTCGCCGAGCGCGCGATCACCAGGCTCGTCGCGTCGGGCAAAGCCGCGCGCAGGGTGACCGTGAAGATCCGCACCGGCGACTGGCGCACGATGACCCGGTCGGCGACGTTGCCGCAAGGCACGCTCGACAAACAAGCGCTGGTGGGCACGGCGTTGTCCTTGGCCCCCGATCCGGAGGGCATTGGCTCGATCCGCCTGCTCGGCGTGGGTTTCGCCAGTCTGACAGAGGAAGAGCAGTTGGCGCTGTTCTTCTCCGAGGACTCCGAAAACAGCCCCGAGCACCAGACCTGGGGAGCCACCCTGGCCGCCGCGCCCCCGGCCAGGGCCGACCGGTTTCGTCCTGGGCACGATGTTTTCCACGCGCAGTTCGGCCACGGCTGGGTGCAAGGCGTCGGCGTGGGCGTGGCAACAGTGCGCTTCGAAACTGCGACCACGGACCCAGGACCGGTCAAGTCCTTCTCGATGGACGACCCTGCGCTGCTGCCCGCAGACCCTATGGGCAGCCTCGGCGCGCTGGCGCTCCCGGCGGCTGGCTGA
- a CDS encoding bifunctional glycosyltransferase family 2/GtrA family protein produces MTISSMLAEHNEAAPQAHAEAAVLDVVVPVYNEERGLPACVRRLHAFLSEHMPFSTRIIIADNASTDATLEVAHQLASEYENVVVRHLDLKGRGRALHAVWGESEAKVVSYMDVDLSTDLKALLPLVAPLVSGHSDIAIGSRLAKGSQVVRGPKREFISRCYNMILRGALGAKFSDAQCGFKAMRVEVARELLPLVQDTGWFFDTELLVIAESAGLRIHEVPVDWVDDPDSRVDIVRTALDDLKGVWRVGTALATGELPIPELRKALGREPLGRSGSSIQGVQRGMVGQLVRFGIVGVLSTIAFAVLFLALRPALGAQAANLIALLTTAVANTAANRAFTFGVRGRSGAGLHHLQGLAIFLIGWTLTSGSLYVLHTFVSSDPGHHIELLVLIVANLVATLVRFIGLRLVFRSHRRTPTA; encoded by the coding sequence ATGACGATTTCCAGCATGCTGGCGGAGCACAACGAAGCCGCACCTCAGGCACACGCTGAGGCCGCGGTCCTCGATGTGGTGGTGCCGGTCTACAACGAGGAGCGCGGCCTCCCGGCTTGCGTGCGCCGTCTGCACGCTTTCTTGAGCGAGCATATGCCGTTCAGCACCCGCATCATCATCGCGGACAACGCCAGCACGGACGCCACGCTGGAGGTGGCCCACCAGCTCGCCTCGGAGTACGAGAACGTCGTCGTGCGCCATCTCGACCTCAAAGGCCGAGGCCGGGCGTTGCACGCTGTGTGGGGCGAATCAGAAGCCAAAGTCGTCTCGTACATGGACGTGGACCTGTCCACGGACCTGAAGGCGCTCCTGCCGCTCGTCGCGCCGCTCGTCTCAGGGCACTCGGACATCGCCATCGGCTCGCGCCTCGCCAAGGGCTCCCAGGTGGTGCGCGGCCCGAAGCGCGAGTTCATCTCCCGTTGCTACAACATGATCCTGCGCGGCGCGCTCGGCGCGAAGTTCTCCGACGCGCAGTGCGGCTTCAAGGCGATGCGCGTCGAGGTCGCCCGCGAGCTGCTCCCCCTGGTCCAAGACACGGGTTGGTTCTTCGACACCGAGTTACTGGTGATCGCGGAGTCTGCGGGCCTTCGCATCCACGAGGTGCCGGTGGACTGGGTCGACGACCCGGACAGCCGCGTGGACATCGTGCGCACAGCGCTCGACGACCTCAAAGGGGTGTGGCGGGTCGGCACAGCGCTCGCGACCGGCGAGCTGCCGATCCCGGAGTTGCGCAAAGCGCTCGGCCGTGAGCCGTTGGGGCGCTCGGGCTCCAGCATCCAAGGCGTGCAGCGAGGCATGGTGGGCCAACTGGTCCGGTTCGGCATCGTCGGCGTCCTCTCGACCATCGCCTTCGCCGTCTTGTTCCTGGCGCTGCGCCCCGCGCTCGGCGCCCAGGCCGCGAACCTGATCGCCTTGTTGACCACTGCGGTCGCGAACACCGCCGCCAACCGGGCGTTCACCTTCGGGGTCCGGGGCCGCTCCGGGGCTGGGCTGCACCATCTGCAAGGCTTGGCCATCTTCCTGATCGGATGGACTCTCACCTCCGGTTCGCTCTATGTCTTGCACACTTTCGTCAGCAGCGACCCCGGCCACCACATCGAACTGCTGGTGCTCATCGTCGCGAACCTCGTCGCGACATTGGTGCGGTTCATCGGGCTGCGCTTGGTCTTCCGAAGCCACCGCCGCACGCCGACCGCGTGA